In a genomic window of Zootoca vivipara chromosome 5, rZooViv1.1, whole genome shotgun sequence:
- the CDKN1B gene encoding cyclin-dependent kinase inhibitor 1B isoform X2 encodes MSNVRLSNGSPTLERMEARQADYPKPSACRSLFGPVDHGQLARELEQHNRELEEVSRSKWNFDFQRNQPLEGRYEWQAVTKDALPDFYSRPPRLSRGRAKAGSQQHPPPPPPPPPPPPRLAGLDVNGNCPATVLRRSQGISEEEDEEDTRRPEQETGAAGAATDSVGQSPGPRKRPASDELRTFISLFFEGIKFMKQGRCRVYI; translated from the exons ATGTCCAACGTCCGCCTCTCGAATGGGAGTCCGACGCTGGAGAGGATGGAAGCCCGGCAGGCGGACTACCCGAAGCCGTCGGCTTGCCGAAGCCTCTTCGGCCCGGTGGACCACGGCCAGCTGGCCCGGGAGCTGGAGCAGCACAACCGGGAGCTGGAAGAGGTCAGCCGGAGCAAGTGGAACTTCGATTTCCAGCGCAACCAGCCCCTGGAAGGCAGGTACGAGTGGCAAGCCGTGACCAAGGATGCCCTGCCCGACTTCTACAGCAGACCCCCCCGGCTGAGCCGAGGCCGAGCCAAGGCCGGCAGCCAGCAacacccgccgccgccgccgccgccgccgccgccgccgccgcgcttgGCGGGCTTGGATGTCAACGGCAACTGCCCGGCGACGGTGCTTCGGCGCTCTCAGGGAATCTccgaggaggaggacgaggaggacaCGCGGCGGCCCGAGCAAGAGACTGGAGCAGCGGGCGCTGCCACGGATTCAGTGGGCCAGAGCCCCGGGCCAAGGAAACGACCTGCTTCGGACG AATTAAGAACATTCATTTCCTTGTTCTTTGAAGGCATCAAGTTCATGAAGCAAGGAAGATGCAGAGTTTATATATGA
- the CDKN1B gene encoding cyclin-dependent kinase inhibitor 1B isoform X1: MSNVRLSNGSPTLERMEARQADYPKPSACRSLFGPVDHGQLARELEQHNRELEEVSRSKWNFDFQRNQPLEGRYEWQAVTKDALPDFYSRPPRLSRGRAKAGSQQHPPPPPPPPPPPPRLAGLDVNGNCPATVLRRSQGISEEEDEEDTRRPEQETGAAGAATDSVGQSPGPRKRPASDDSSPQNKRANMTEEAISEDSSSARSVEQTPKKSSPRRHQT; this comes from the exons ATGTCCAACGTCCGCCTCTCGAATGGGAGTCCGACGCTGGAGAGGATGGAAGCCCGGCAGGCGGACTACCCGAAGCCGTCGGCTTGCCGAAGCCTCTTCGGCCCGGTGGACCACGGCCAGCTGGCCCGGGAGCTGGAGCAGCACAACCGGGAGCTGGAAGAGGTCAGCCGGAGCAAGTGGAACTTCGATTTCCAGCGCAACCAGCCCCTGGAAGGCAGGTACGAGTGGCAAGCCGTGACCAAGGATGCCCTGCCCGACTTCTACAGCAGACCCCCCCGGCTGAGCCGAGGCCGAGCCAAGGCCGGCAGCCAGCAacacccgccgccgccgccgccgccgccgccgccgccgccgcgcttgGCGGGCTTGGATGTCAACGGCAACTGCCCGGCGACGGTGCTTCGGCGCTCTCAGGGAATCTccgaggaggaggacgaggaggacaCGCGGCGGCCCGAGCAAGAGACTGGAGCAGCGGGCGCTGCCACGGATTCAGTGGGCCAGAGCCCCGGGCCAAGGAAACGACCTGCTTCGGACG ATTCCTCTCCTCAAAACAAAAGAGCCAACATGACAGAAGAGGCTATTTCAGAAGACTCTTCCAGTGCTCGCTCAGTGGAACAAACACCCAAGAAATCCAGCCCAAGACGGCATCAAACGTAA